A window from Rhizosphaericola mali encodes these proteins:
- the blaOXA gene encoding class D beta-lactamase, which translates to MRLVKFLSFLLVIITLSSCQSNNVTIKDEWSKYFKDNGVEGSFALYDNGHDQFDIYDLDRYKDSAYLPASTFKIVNSLIGIETGAIDNERMIIKWDGIHRRPEWDKDLTMEQAFKVSAVPYYQEVARRIGKDTMQNWLDTLHYGSTKITSKIDTFWLDNSLKITADEQLGLVKRLYFEQLPFQKRTINIVKKVMVQQQNSNYILAYKTGLGFDNGRPIGWVVGWIEENKHPYFFVLNIEGQPGKDISATRLKILNDILNNEGLFKGDK; encoded by the coding sequence ATGCGTTTGGTCAAATTTCTTTCTTTCTTATTGGTAATCATTACATTATCAAGTTGTCAGTCTAATAATGTTACCATCAAAGATGAATGGAGTAAATATTTTAAAGACAATGGTGTAGAAGGTTCTTTTGCTTTGTACGACAATGGACATGACCAATTTGATATCTATGATTTAGATAGATACAAAGATTCTGCATATTTGCCTGCATCTACATTTAAAATTGTCAATTCACTTATCGGTATCGAAACTGGAGCGATTGACAATGAAAGAATGATTATCAAATGGGATGGTATTCATCGCCGTCCGGAATGGGACAAAGACTTGACTATGGAACAAGCATTCAAAGTCTCTGCAGTTCCTTATTACCAAGAAGTAGCAAGAAGGATTGGAAAAGATACAATGCAAAATTGGTTAGATACTTTGCATTATGGATCCACTAAAATCACTTCAAAAATCGACACATTTTGGTTAGATAATTCCTTAAAAATTACTGCTGACGAACAATTAGGTTTGGTAAAAAGATTATATTTTGAGCAATTACCTTTTCAAAAAAGAACGATTAATATTGTCAAAAAAGTGATGGTGCAACAACAAAACTCCAATTATATTTTAGCATACAAAACAGGTTTGGGATTTGATAATGGCAGACCTATCGGTTGGGTTGTTGGGTGGATCGAAGAAAATAAACATCCTTATTTCTTTGTTTTGAATATTGAGGGTCAACCTGGAAAAGATATTTCTGCAACAAGATTGAAAATATTAAATGATATCTTAAACAACGAAGGTCTTTTCAAAGGCGACAAATAA
- a CDS encoding vWA domain-containing protein translates to MISFENTDYFWWLLIFIPLIWIFILAVKRKKNIIQKLGSHRLVAKLIRNYSAKNFQIKFIVGTIAILLLIFAAINLQKPKDGAGEKKAGVDVMVALDVSKSMLSSDIKPTRLDKAKQVISALIDQLGDNRLGMVVFAGQSILQMPLTDDIGAAQMYADNANPDIIPLQGTEIGDALTVCNQAFNTGEKKYKAIVLISDGEDHDPKTDDALKTLKNSGVVVYTIGVGTAEGSTITEPGSNDVKLDKNGQPVISKLNQKELQNIAKATGGQYYLLDNNLQAPREIATAINNMDKKLIETGKMPGRKNFTDFFPYLIALAILLLVIELFIPERKRSLS, encoded by the coding sequence ATGATCTCTTTTGAAAATACGGATTATTTTTGGTGGCTGTTGATATTCATTCCATTGATTTGGATATTTATCCTTGCTGTAAAAAGGAAAAAGAATATTATCCAAAAACTCGGATCACACCGACTCGTTGCCAAGCTTATTAGAAATTATTCTGCAAAAAACTTCCAGATAAAGTTTATCGTGGGCACAATTGCTATCCTTTTACTCATATTCGCAGCAATTAATCTTCAAAAACCAAAAGATGGTGCTGGAGAAAAAAAAGCGGGTGTCGACGTTATGGTCGCTTTGGATGTGAGTAAAAGTATGTTAAGTAGCGATATCAAACCTACTCGTTTGGATAAAGCTAAACAAGTAATTAGTGCACTCATTGATCAATTGGGTGATAATAGATTAGGAATGGTTGTTTTTGCAGGTCAATCCATTTTGCAAATGCCTTTGACGGACGATATTGGTGCAGCGCAAATGTATGCCGACAATGCTAATCCGGATATTATTCCGCTACAAGGAACCGAAATCGGAGATGCATTAACCGTTTGCAATCAAGCATTTAATACTGGAGAAAAAAAATACAAAGCGATTGTTTTGATTTCTGATGGGGAAGATCATGACCCTAAAACAGATGATGCTTTAAAAACTTTGAAAAATAGTGGAGTCGTCGTTTACACGATTGGCGTAGGTACGGCAGAAGGTTCGACAATTACAGAACCTGGATCTAATGATGTAAAATTGGACAAAAATGGTCAACCTGTTATTTCAAAATTAAATCAGAAGGAATTACAAAATATTGCGAAAGCTACTGGCGGTCAGTACTATCTTCTAGATAATAATCTACAAGCACCAAGAGAAATTGCCACAGCTATCAATAACATGGACAAAAAATTAATCGAAACAGGAAAAATGCCCGGAAGGAAGAACTTCACCGACTTTTTCCCTTATTTGATTGCGTTGGCAATATTGTTGTTGGTGATAGAATTGTTTATTCCCGAAAGAAAAAGGAGTTTATCTTGA